In Juglans regia cultivar Chandler chromosome 13, Walnut 2.0, whole genome shotgun sequence, the DNA window TTTCCAGTTACATAACTTCCAAGATAAAATCAAGGCTGACTTCTGATCtctcttttatatttcatcTATTGATGATCTTGACTCTACTACGGTTTAAGATCAGAGGGGCCGAGTGATATATGGTAGTCAAGTCTTCtatcatcaacatcatcatcctccaTTTAATCATTCACTTTGTACACAACctaattatattttgtcttcTTTTATGTTACAGATTGAATATATATGTCGAAGTTAACCCATTATATATAGGCTGGAAAACGACCCTTTAGGAGGCTAATTTTACCAAAACGCTCAAACCCCAGACCTCCTTATAAAAAGAGGAGGCAGCCAGATATTACTGGGCCATAGGTATTTTATGGCAGTCAAAGATTTCTTAGCAAACAATATTACTTTAATTTCGGTAAAGATTCCCCATTAGTTAGAAGAGTGAGTTCCAAGCTCTCAAAAGGGGAGTGGGATCTATGATAAATCGGTCAGGAAGTAGTATACGTGCCCATTGTGCCATAAGCAACAGGGACTTGAAAGTTGAAAGCCAATACCCACTAAAAACAGAACAGAAGCCAAGAATCCAAGGAACACAGCTCTCTGAACCCCCCACCATCTCCAACAGAAGACTCTGGTTTTCATAGTATGAGAAGTAAGAAAAAGTTAAGTGTCCCTTGTTCCCCACTCTCTTCAGTAACTAAGCACAATTTCACATCATGTGGGTCTCTCCCAATaacctccaaatacaccatcaTATAATATTTCAGACCCAGCAATTGATTATTATAAAGCGACCTTCCCACTACTCTCAATCATTTCAAACCCATTTATCTCTATACAATCTCATAAACCTCCCCTTTTAAGCTCTCCTCCCCGTACCTCCCTCCCCATAAATACCCTTAACACCTGTGACATTACTTTCAAACAAGTGCCATATATCCCATCAGAGAGATCAGTTTCGAGTTTCAGCCATGTCCACCACAGCCCTTTCAGACCCATGTAAATTTTACAAGAAATCATTCCACCGAAGGAATGATTCTGGTGAGCTTGACGTGTTTGAGGCTTCGAGGTACTTCTCTGGATACCATGAAGCTGCTGGCTATAATGGTACAAACTTTACTCAGAAGATCGGGAGAGATGAAAGGCAGGGTTATAGAGTAGGCAGAATGAGCTTAGATATGCCAATGAGAAACTCTCTTCCTCAACAACATCATGGGGtggaaaaacaaatgaaagagAAGAAGTACAAGCAACCTAGCTCTCCAGGTGGGAGGCTCGCTAGTTTCTTGAATTCTCTCTTCAGCCAATCAGCttctaagaaaaagaaatcaaaatcgGCCTCACAGTCTATGAAAGATGAAGAGGAGAGCCCTggaggaagaaggaagaggaggagcaGCATTAGTCATTTTCGAAGCTCAAGCACAGCGGATTCCAAGTCTATATATTCTTCTTCAAGCTCAGGTTTTAGAACACCTCCTCCTTATGCACAAACACCTACAAAGAGCTATAAGGATTTTAGAAGCTATTCAGATCATCACAAACAAGTGGCGTCTTTGTCAAAGAACAGTGGTCAGGCAAGATCCACGACCTTACATAATGAGGTCTTGGATGACAAGATTAGAAACAAAGAATTATCTTGGTTGGACGAAAATTTCACATTCAGCAATGGGTTCCCagaaaaaaacaagaatattGGAAGCGGATATTCGGAGAAAGGTAGGATTTGGATGGACAAATATCCGTCAGAAGAGAAGGAATTTCGGAAATTTGGTGAGGTTGATGATGGTGCAGAAAGTGATTCAAGTTCTGATCTGTTTGAGTTGCAAAACTATGACTTGGGTGACTATTCAAGTGGTCTGCCTGTCTATGAAACGACCAACATGGATAGCATCAAGAGAGGAGCACCAATTTCCAATGGCCCTCTATGATACTGTATATTTACCCTTGTTAATTGGTTCTTAGTTATTGTTGATGTAAGAATCATGAGAGAAAGAAAGTCTCCAATAGTTTGCTTTTTTGCCCCTTCTCTTATCCTCTTTGATAGTACTTCCAGTTCTTTTCTTTGTATGTACAGTTTGGAATGTTTGTTTgtcttccccttttttt includes these proteins:
- the LOC109014404 gene encoding protein BIG GRAIN 1-like E; this translates as MSTTALSDPCKFYKKSFHRRNDSGELDVFEASRYFSGYHEAAGYNGTNFTQKIGRDERQGYRVGRMSLDMPMRNSLPQQHHGVEKQMKEKKYKQPSSPGGRLASFLNSLFSQSASKKKKSKSASQSMKDEEESPGGRRKRRSSISHFRSSSTADSKSIYSSSSSGFRTPPPYAQTPTKSYKDFRSYSDHHKQVASLSKNSGQARSTTLHNEVLDDKIRNKELSWLDENFTFSNGFPEKNKNIGSGYSEKGRIWMDKYPSEEKEFRKFGEVDDGAESDSSSDLFELQNYDLGDYSSGLPVYETTNMDSIKRGAPISNGPL